Genomic window (Sulfurovum sp. NBC37-1):
CAAACGGAGGAAGAGAGCTGACCAAAGGAAGAGTTGGCGATATTCCCCGGCTCGAAACGAACCGCCTTGTGACCACAGGAATTTACAGCTGTATGCGCCACCCCATGCTCTTTGGACTCACACTGCTCCCTTTGGGATGGGCCCTGCTTTTGGGAAGCCCTACGTTCATCTGTATCATTGCACCTGTCGAAATGCTCTTCATCATTTTCATGGTCATCATATTTGAAGAGATGGAAGTCAAAAAGAAATTCGGCGATGAGTACAAAGCCTATGCCCAGAAGGTACCCATGGTCTCATTCAGGCTTTCCTGTCTTAAAAAGCTTTTCATGAAACCTGTAAAACGAAATATCCCAATATCATGAAGTTCATACAATAGTGTCAAATGCTTTAAAGAACAGTTCTACAAATTTACGTTTTCGTTCATGTTTTGCCAAAAGTTTTTTCATGTAGGGCACATTTTCCTCTATGTGCCATGACGATGTATCGTTTTCATTTTCTATTTTAATGCACTCTTTCAATGCGCGTATGGCTGAGGGATAGTATCTGTTCTGTGCTGACTTCAGTGCTTTTTCAGGGTTGACTATTTATCCCAACATTCCCAACAATGTACCTATTGCAGGTACAATAGCAGCAACCTCTGCACCACGAGTCAGTAATGTTCCTAAATATGATTGCAACGCCACTTTGTCATCTTTGTGTTCATTTAATTCATTAATTATTTGA
Coding sequences:
- a CDS encoding methyltransferase family protein, yielding MKVKTTASVIVRILLWLLMLLGGAYIGIKNDLNDPLFASPFFHLFSAMAGLIILRLAFHAAANGGRELTKGRVGDIPRLETNRLVTTGIYSCMRHPMLFGLTLLPLGWALLLGSPTFICIIAPVEMLFIIFMVIIFEEMEVKKKFGDEYKAYAQKVPMVSFRLSCLKKLFMKPVKRNIPIS